The following proteins are encoded in a genomic region of Sulfurovum indicum:
- the hisD gene encoding histidinol dehydrogenase, with amino-acid sequence MKILYSSDDTFESNFNELLERGKMDIEGVTGIVSGLLKEIQTDGNSALKAQIARFDRWEPQSDDDLLVSVEEMAKAYERIDPALREALHLSYERIEAYHQKLMPKTWMDKEENGTILGQKVTAVDRAGLYIPGGKAAYPSSLLMNVIPAQVAGVKEIVVCTPAPDNELNELLLAACHLCKVTNVFKVGGASAIGAMAYGTETVPKVDVITGPGNIFVATAKKLVYGEVNIDMIAGPSEIGILADESAKEDYLAIDLLSQAEHDEMASSILITTDSELANKVSDKVEEFLNTLSREDIARKSIEERGAIIVTKDMDEAIELMNEIAPEHLEVVTKDPMTLLEKIRHAGAIFLGENTPEPIGDYIAGPNHTLPTGGTAKFYSPLSVENFLKKSSIIMMSRQGMDEIGEKCALIANTEGLTAHEESVRIRLRD; translated from the coding sequence ATGAAAATATTGTACAGTAGTGATGATACATTTGAATCGAATTTCAATGAACTTTTAGAACGTGGCAAGATGGATATAGAGGGAGTAACCGGAATTGTTTCCGGATTGCTCAAAGAGATACAGACAGATGGAAACAGTGCACTTAAAGCACAGATTGCACGTTTTGACAGATGGGAACCGCAAAGTGATGATGACCTTCTGGTCTCAGTCGAAGAGATGGCAAAAGCATACGAGCGTATTGACCCCGCACTTCGTGAAGCCTTGCATCTGTCTTATGAGCGTATTGAAGCTTATCATCAGAAACTGATGCCAAAGACCTGGATGGACAAAGAAGAAAACGGAACTATCCTGGGACAAAAAGTAACGGCCGTAGACCGAGCAGGTCTTTATATTCCTGGTGGAAAAGCAGCCTATCCAAGCTCTCTTTTGATGAATGTGATTCCAGCACAGGTTGCGGGTGTAAAGGAGATCGTAGTCTGTACTCCGGCACCTGATAATGAACTCAATGAGCTGCTTCTTGCTGCATGCCACCTTTGTAAAGTCACCAATGTATTCAAAGTGGGAGGTGCATCAGCGATAGGAGCAATGGCGTATGGAACCGAGACTGTCCCGAAAGTTGATGTGATCACGGGACCAGGAAATATCTTTGTGGCAACAGCCAAGAAACTGGTGTATGGTGAAGTGAATATCGATATGATCGCAGGGCCTTCTGAGATCGGTATTCTGGCAGATGAGAGTGCCAAAGAGGACTATCTTGCGATCGATCTTCTTTCGCAGGCAGAACATGACGAAATGGCAAGTTCTATTCTTATTACCACCGACAGTGAGTTGGCAAACAAGGTCAGCGATAAAGTAGAGGAGTTTCTCAATACCCTTTCACGGGAAGATATTGCAAGAAAATCCATAGAAGAGCGTGGAGCGATCATTGTTACAAAAGATATGGACGAAGCGATTGAGCTGATGAATGAGATTGCTCCGGAACACTTGGAGGTAGTGACTAAAGATCCCATGACTTTGTTAGAGAAGATCAGACATGCGGGTGCCATTTTTCTTGGAGAGAATACACCGGAGCCTATTGGAGACTATATTGCAGGACCGAACCATACACTTCCGACAGGCGGTACGGCAAAATTCTACTCTCCTCTGAGTGTAGAGAACTTTCTGAAAAAATCTTCGATCATTATGATGAGTAGGCAGGGAATGGATGAGATCGGTGAGAAGTGTGCTTTAATCGCCAATACAGAAGGCTTGACAGCACATGAAGAGAGTGTTAGGATCCGTTTGAGAGACTAG
- a CDS encoding FAD-dependent oxidoreductase: MKRRDLFKSSLIAFLSLSSMMKAEPSKNTQIPQTNKKPSKGPHIVVVGGGWSGLSFAKHVKEYVPHANVTLVEKRDHFVSCPASNAWLFDLVDLEFLTHSFIDAANNHNYTYLQAEATGLNAKENILSTTKGDLHYDYLVFATGIEYDYYVWSKGDNAFEKRIQREYPPAFIPGSEHLTLKRKIKHFKGGNFIITVPNGNYRCLPAPYERACLLADHIKRNKIKGKVVILDANNTVTIKEEGFLSAFKELYKEELVYMPSTTIESIDLDKKTVVTEFDEIPFEDAAFYPNVRAPKLLEKLGLTTKTPYNRIEANLDVYTYRFKGHDNIFGCGDLRPMGFSKSGNTAYTEGANVAKMVADAIGKNAIKWKSPITFCVSLISMKPQREISLLSEYTYGSKGETKFAKTISDEDWRDNTLGKHKSQFTWAKSMYDNMFYT, from the coding sequence ATGAAACGCAGAGACCTTTTTAAAAGTTCACTCATTGCATTCTTGTCGCTCTCTTCCATGATGAAAGCAGAGCCTTCAAAAAACACCCAAATACCACAAACAAACAAAAAACCTTCAAAAGGTCCTCATATTGTAGTAGTAGGCGGGGGGTGGTCAGGACTCTCCTTTGCCAAACATGTCAAAGAGTATGTGCCACACGCAAATGTAACACTGGTTGAAAAACGTGATCACTTTGTATCCTGCCCTGCCAGCAATGCCTGGCTCTTTGATTTGGTTGACCTGGAGTTTTTAACTCACAGCTTTATTGATGCAGCGAATAACCATAACTACACCTACCTGCAAGCCGAAGCGACAGGACTCAATGCCAAAGAGAATATCCTCTCAACTACCAAAGGTGATCTGCACTATGACTACCTTGTTTTTGCTACAGGCATAGAGTATGACTATTACGTATGGAGCAAAGGCGATAATGCATTTGAAAAACGTATCCAACGAGAATATCCTCCGGCATTTATTCCCGGTTCAGAACATTTAACACTCAAACGAAAAATCAAACATTTTAAAGGCGGCAACTTTATCATCACCGTACCCAACGGAAACTATCGTTGTTTACCTGCTCCTTATGAGCGGGCCTGTCTGCTTGCTGACCATATTAAACGCAATAAAATAAAAGGCAAAGTAGTTATTCTTGATGCAAACAATACTGTAACTATCAAAGAAGAGGGCTTTCTTTCTGCTTTCAAAGAGCTATACAAGGAAGAACTTGTCTATATGCCCTCGACTACAATAGAGTCTATCGACTTAGATAAAAAAACTGTAGTGACTGAATTTGATGAAATACCTTTTGAAGATGCTGCTTTCTACCCGAATGTTCGTGCACCAAAGCTTCTTGAAAAACTTGGTCTGACCACCAAAACTCCCTACAACCGTATTGAAGCCAACCTCGATGTCTATACCTATCGCTTCAAAGGGCATGATAACATCTTCGGATGTGGAGACTTAAGACCTATGGGCTTTTCAAAGTCTGGTAATACCGCCTATACTGAAGGTGCCAATGTAGCTAAAATGGTTGCTGATGCCATCGGAAAAAACGCGATAAAATGGAAATCACCTATCACTTTTTGTGTATCACTGATTTCAATGAAGCCCCAACGTGAGATCTCTTTGCTTTCGGAATATACATATGGTTCCAAAGGAGAAACAAAGTTTGCCAAGACTATCTCAGATGAAGACTGGAGAGATAATACTCTTGGCAAACACAAGTCACAATTTACCTGGGCAAAATCTATGTACGACAATATGTTTTATACGTAA
- a CDS encoding CinA family protein — MKKLKKSVENIIRELEKREETITFAESCTGGRIAAAFTAIPGASNVLNGSCVTYSNEIKHLWLGVEDEVLANYGAVSRECVSQMLDGIVKMANADYAIAVSGIAGPAGGTKFKPVGTVYIGVLTPGEKEIYHCIFKGNRESVQEQSVQYAVKKLAVKLNI; from the coding sequence ATGAAGAAACTAAAGAAATCAGTAGAAAATATCATCAGAGAACTGGAAAAAAGAGAAGAGACGATCACATTTGCAGAAAGCTGTACAGGGGGAAGGATCGCTGCAGCTTTTACTGCGATCCCGGGTGCTTCAAACGTACTGAACGGTTCCTGTGTCACTTACTCAAATGAGATCAAACATCTCTGGCTTGGTGTTGAGGATGAAGTATTGGCAAACTATGGTGCTGTAAGCAGAGAGTGTGTCTCTCAGATGCTTGACGGTATTGTAAAAATGGCAAACGCAGACTATGCCATCGCCGTCTCCGGTATTGCCGGACCTGCTGGAGGAACTAAGTTCAAACCGGTAGGTACTGTCTATATAGGTGTTCTGACACCGGGAGAGAAAGAGATATACCACTGCATCTTTAAAGGGAACAGGGAATCGGTACAGGAGCAGTCTGTTCAGTATGCCGTTAAAAAACTTGCTGTAAAACTGAATATTTGA
- the ileS gene encoding isoleucine--tRNA ligase: MDYKETLLLPKTDFPMRGNLPANEPKKYKHWFDTNIYEQMKTKREGAPVFTLHDGPPYANGDIHIGHALNKILKDIILKYNYFQGKAVRMTPGWDCHGLPIEQKVEEKLGKSKKEAMPTEQFRELCREHAAKFIDIQRDGFKSLGVIADWENPYVTMDFKFEANIYRTLCEVAKRGLLVERHKPIFWSWAAQTALADAEVEYEDKEDYSIYVHFELSDAAKERVGVEGKAGLVIWTTTPWTLPANTGISINPDEMYVLTDDGHIVAEARYDAMIEEGVVSGHASRKIAATEMEGLLAINPLNGRPSKVVLGEHVLMDGGTGCVHTAPGHGEDDYKVGLKYGLEVLMPVNEKGLYDESVVGLNLLPEPEKFVGMHIFKANEPILELLGDNLLKVSKFTHSYPHCWRTKKPLIYRATNQWFISIDDKAEGSDKTLRDAALNAIESVEFYPATAKNRLQPMIEGRPDWCISRQRSWGVPIAFFRVKSTKEVIFDEDVLEHVASLFDVYGADAWYSMSIAELLPEGSRYNPDELEKIEDILDVWFDSGSTWNSVLSSGNYDAGNYPASLYIEGSDQHRGWFQSSLLLSSAINQISPYETLITHGFTVDEKGEKMSKSKGNVVAPDKVIRQYGSEILRLWVALSDYQTDLKISDGILKQTAEQYRKIRNTFRFLLANVNDLDTVVAQEAYGELDRWIFNKAREVFALVKTSFDSNDFLKGFATLNHFITNELSGIYMDITKDRLYCEAKNSDVRRATQSTMLLIAKAMLGLVAPVLTYTADEILEYAPAIFKGGMENVFDLVYEPLPEVAASFNDAILLEAREKFSEAIDSLKKEKIIKSTLELEIAGEREALPISEDKDIEDWFVVSAVKTSSEGDEVASFEVDGKTFTVHKATAAKCPRCWRFTSSSEECVCERCASVVGEEA, from the coding sequence ATGGATTATAAAGAGACACTTCTCCTCCCCAAAACAGACTTTCCGATGCGTGGAAATCTTCCTGCGAATGAACCAAAAAAGTATAAGCACTGGTTTGATACCAACATTTATGAACAGATGAAAACCAAACGTGAAGGTGCTCCTGTATTTACGCTTCATGATGGTCCTCCTTATGCCAATGGTGATATTCACATCGGGCATGCTCTCAACAAAATTCTTAAAGATATTATCCTGAAGTATAACTATTTTCAGGGGAAAGCAGTTCGTATGACACCAGGCTGGGACTGTCACGGCCTGCCTATAGAACAGAAAGTTGAAGAGAAACTCGGAAAGTCCAAGAAGGAAGCAATGCCAACCGAGCAATTCAGGGAACTCTGTAGAGAACATGCAGCAAAGTTCATTGATATTCAAAGAGACGGTTTTAAATCACTTGGAGTAATTGCTGACTGGGAGAACCCCTATGTAACTATGGATTTCAAGTTTGAAGCGAATATTTACAGGACCTTGTGTGAAGTAGCCAAGAGAGGATTGCTTGTGGAGCGCCATAAGCCGATCTTCTGGTCATGGGCAGCACAGACGGCACTGGCAGATGCAGAGGTTGAGTATGAAGATAAAGAGGATTACTCGATCTACGTACATTTTGAGCTTTCCGATGCGGCAAAAGAGAGGGTAGGGGTTGAAGGAAAAGCCGGGCTGGTTATTTGGACGACGACACCCTGGACACTGCCGGCCAATACTGGTATTTCCATTAATCCTGATGAGATGTATGTACTTACCGATGACGGACATATCGTTGCAGAAGCACGTTATGATGCCATGATCGAAGAGGGAGTTGTCAGCGGTCATGCTTCACGGAAGATTGCTGCTACAGAAATGGAAGGGTTACTGGCGATAAACCCGCTGAACGGCCGCCCTTCAAAAGTAGTTCTTGGTGAACATGTATTGATGGATGGTGGTACCGGGTGTGTACACACAGCGCCAGGGCATGGTGAAGATGACTATAAAGTAGGGCTTAAATATGGTCTTGAAGTGCTTATGCCTGTGAATGAGAAAGGACTTTATGATGAATCGGTCGTAGGGTTGAACCTTCTGCCTGAGCCTGAAAAGTTTGTGGGAATGCATATTTTTAAAGCCAATGAGCCGATCCTTGAGCTTTTAGGAGACAATTTACTGAAAGTCAGCAAGTTCACACACTCTTATCCTCACTGTTGGAGAACGAAAAAGCCTCTCATCTACAGAGCGACCAATCAGTGGTTTATATCAATTGACGATAAAGCGGAAGGTTCTGACAAGACTTTAAGGGACGCAGCACTGAATGCCATTGAATCTGTCGAGTTCTATCCGGCTACGGCTAAAAACAGACTGCAGCCTATGATTGAAGGAAGGCCGGACTGGTGTATCTCCCGTCAGAGAAGCTGGGGTGTACCTATTGCCTTTTTCCGGGTCAAGAGTACCAAAGAGGTAATCTTTGATGAAGATGTGCTTGAACATGTAGCATCACTCTTTGATGTATATGGTGCAGACGCATGGTACTCTATGAGCATCGCAGAGCTTTTGCCTGAAGGCAGCAGATACAATCCTGACGAGCTTGAGAAGATCGAAGATATTCTGGATGTATGGTTTGACAGCGGTTCGACATGGAATTCGGTACTGAGTTCGGGTAATTATGATGCAGGAAACTATCCGGCATCACTTTACATTGAAGGAAGTGACCAGCACAGAGGGTGGTTCCAGTCTTCACTGCTTCTAAGCAGCGCAATCAACCAGATCTCTCCATATGAGACATTGATCACCCATGGTTTCACTGTCGATGAGAAGGGTGAAAAGATGTCCAAATCCAAAGGGAATGTTGTTGCTCCGGATAAAGTTATCAGGCAGTATGGCTCTGAGATACTCAGGCTGTGGGTTGCACTTTCAGATTATCAGACGGATTTGAAGATCTCTGACGGTATATTGAAGCAGACAGCAGAACAGTACAGAAAGATAAGAAATACTTTCAGGTTTCTGCTTGCCAATGTGAATGACCTGGATACTGTAGTGGCACAGGAAGCTTACGGAGAGCTGGATAGGTGGATATTTAATAAAGCAAGAGAAGTCTTTGCTTTGGTTAAAACGAGTTTTGACAGCAATGATTTTCTTAAAGGTTTTGCAACGCTCAATCACTTCATTACCAATGAGTTGAGCGGTATCTATATGGATATTACCAAAGACAGGCTTTATTGTGAGGCAAAAAACTCTGATGTCAGACGTGCAACACAATCTACGATGCTTCTTATTGCCAAGGCGATGTTGGGGTTGGTAGCTCCGGTACTTACCTATACTGCAGATGAGATCCTGGAGTATGCTCCGGCTATTTTCAAAGGGGGAATGGAGAATGTGTTTGATCTTGTCTATGAACCGCTTCCTGAAGTAGCTGCAAGTTTCAATGATGCGATTTTGCTTGAAGCCAGAGAGAAGTTCTCCGAAGCGATCGATTCCCTCAAGAAGGAGAAGATCATCAAATCAACACTTGAGCTTGAAATAGCAGGAGAGAGAGAAGCACTGCCAATCAGTGAAGATAAAGATATTGAAGACTGGTTTGTTGTTTCGGCTGTGAAAACAAGCAGTGAGGGAGATGAAGTGGCTTCTTTCGAAGTAGATGGCAAGACCTTTACTGTTCACAAGGCAACAGCGGCGAAGTGTCCAAGATGCTGGAGATTTACAAGCAGTTCTGAAGAGTGTGTCTGTGAACGTTGTGCAAGTGTTGTTGGAGAAGAGGCATAA
- the gatA gene encoding Asp-tRNA(Asn)/Glu-tRNA(Gln) amidotransferase subunit GatA, with translation MITLKEALTKSAEELAILRQELEAKAKESGLNAYVGFESSGEGVPILIKDNIQVKDWSVTSGSKILQGYIAPYEATAVKNLKAKGMMAFGRANMDEFAMGSTTESSCYGPTKNPYGEERVPGGSSGGSAAAVAGGIAIAALGSDTGGSIRQPAAYCGCVGMKPTYGRVSRFGLASYASSLDQIGPITQNVEDAAILYDAIKGHDDKDSTSADFEIEDIANNLNPDVKLTIAVIDSYVEAADADIQKAFADTVAKLEAAGHTIVRREMSNTKYDIATYYILATAEAATNLARYDGVRYGTRAESKTTEELFYNTRSEGFGEEVKRRILLGNFVLSSGYYDAYYVKAQKVRHLIRDEYNKIFEDADLILSPVAPSVAPKIGALHDPLEMYKSDMYTLGVNLAGLPGISLPVGKNSEGMPIGLQLIAKAFDEKTLFNGAASMEKAVNYTK, from the coding sequence GTGATAACATTAAAAGAAGCATTAACAAAGTCTGCTGAGGAGTTGGCAATATTGCGACAGGAGCTTGAGGCAAAGGCAAAAGAGAGCGGTCTTAATGCGTATGTCGGTTTTGAAAGTTCGGGTGAAGGCGTACCTATTCTTATTAAAGACAATATTCAGGTAAAAGACTGGTCTGTCACTTCGGGTTCAAAGATCCTTCAAGGGTATATCGCACCTTATGAAGCAACAGCAGTTAAAAATTTGAAAGCTAAAGGAATGATGGCCTTTGGACGTGCAAATATGGATGAGTTTGCGATGGGGTCAACCACTGAGAGCTCCTGCTATGGACCAACGAAGAATCCGTACGGCGAAGAGAGGGTTCCGGGAGGAAGTTCCGGCGGATCGGCTGCAGCAGTAGCGGGAGGTATCGCTATTGCTGCTCTCGGATCCGATACAGGAGGGTCTATCAGGCAGCCTGCAGCCTACTGCGGATGTGTCGGGATGAAACCAACTTATGGACGTGTCAGCCGTTTTGGTCTTGCTTCCTATGCGTCAAGTCTTGATCAGATCGGACCTATCACACAGAATGTGGAGGATGCGGCTATTCTTTATGATGCAATTAAAGGGCATGATGACAAAGACTCTACCTCTGCGGATTTTGAGATAGAAGATATCGCGAACAATCTCAACCCGGATGTAAAGTTGACTATTGCAGTGATAGACTCCTATGTAGAAGCGGCAGATGCCGACATCCAAAAAGCTTTTGCCGATACTGTAGCAAAACTGGAAGCGGCAGGACATACCATTGTCCGCAGGGAGATGAGTAATACAAAATATGATATTGCTACATACTATATCTTGGCTACAGCAGAAGCAGCGACAAACTTGGCACGCTATGACGGTGTACGCTATGGCACCCGGGCAGAGTCCAAAACAACCGAAGAACTTTTCTATAATACAAGAAGTGAAGGTTTTGGAGAAGAGGTTAAAAGACGTATTTTGTTAGGGAACTTTGTGCTTTCATCAGGTTATTATGATGCTTATTATGTGAAAGCACAAAAAGTCAGACACCTCATACGGGATGAGTATAACAAGATATTTGAAGATGCAGATCTTATTCTTTCGCCTGTTGCACCAAGTGTAGCACCGAAGATAGGTGCACTGCATGATCCGCTTGAGATGTATAAGTCAGATATGTATACATTGGGTGTAAACCTTGCAGGATTGCCGGGTATTTCACTCCCTGTCGGAAAAAACAGTGAAGGTATGCCGATTGGGCTTCAGCTTATTGCCAAAGCTTTTGATGAAAAAACACTTTTTAACGGTGCTGCAAGTATGGAAAAAGCAGTTAACTATACTAAATAA
- the guaB gene encoding IMP dehydrogenase → MRIKKRALTFEDVLLVPQHSTVLPKEVSVTTQLTKRVSLNIPIVSAAMDTVTEFKAAIAMARLGGIGVIHKNMDVATQALQVKKVKKSESGIIIDPIFIGPDATVAEADALMGEYRISGVPVVDDAQILIGIITNRDMRFITDMSLKVKEVMTPAPLVTAKKGTTLEEAAKVLQKHKIEKLPIVDDDGKLIGLITIKDIEKKEQYPHANKDEFGRLRVAAAIGVGQLERAKALVEAGVDVIVLDSAHGHSQGIMDTVQLIKKELDVDVIAGNIATGEAAKDLIEAGADGVKVGIGPGSICTTRIVAGVGVPQISAIDEVAQVAHQYGVPVIADGGIKYSGDVAKALAVGASSVMLGSALAGTYEAPGEMIIYNGRQFKEYRGMGSIGAMTKGSTDRYFQEGTAADKLVPEGIEGRVPYRGKIADVIHQMIGGLRSSMGYCGSESIKIFWEKAEFVEITAAGLKESHVHDVTITKESPNYHG, encoded by the coding sequence ATGAGAATCAAAAAAAGAGCATTGACATTTGAAGATGTATTACTGGTACCACAACACTCTACTGTATTGCCTAAAGAAGTAAGTGTCACAACACAACTTACCAAAAGGGTTTCTCTTAATATTCCTATTGTTTCAGCAGCAATGGATACTGTAACAGAATTCAAAGCAGCGATCGCGATGGCAAGGCTTGGAGGGATCGGTGTGATCCATAAAAATATGGATGTAGCCACACAGGCACTTCAGGTTAAAAAAGTAAAAAAGTCTGAGAGCGGGATCATTATAGATCCGATCTTCATCGGTCCTGATGCAACGGTGGCTGAAGCAGATGCATTGATGGGCGAATACAGGATCTCAGGTGTACCTGTGGTTGATGATGCGCAGATACTTATCGGTATTATAACCAACCGTGACATGCGCTTTATTACTGATATGTCATTAAAGGTAAAAGAGGTTATGACACCTGCACCGTTGGTTACTGCTAAGAAAGGTACCACTCTTGAAGAAGCGGCAAAGGTACTTCAAAAACATAAGATCGAAAAGCTTCCAATCGTAGATGACGATGGAAAACTGATAGGTCTTATTACTATCAAAGATATTGAAAAGAAAGAGCAGTATCCTCATGCGAATAAAGATGAATTCGGACGTCTCAGGGTAGCAGCGGCTATCGGTGTGGGACAGCTTGAACGTGCCAAAGCATTGGTAGAAGCGGGGGTTGATGTGATTGTTCTTGATTCTGCGCATGGACACTCCCAGGGGATCATGGATACAGTACAGCTTATCAAAAAAGAGTTGGATGTTGATGTGATCGCCGGAAATATTGCTACAGGTGAAGCTGCGAAAGATCTTATTGAAGCAGGTGCAGATGGTGTTAAAGTAGGGATCGGACCAGGTTCTATCTGTACAACACGTATTGTTGCAGGTGTTGGTGTACCTCAGATCTCTGCTATTGATGAAGTGGCACAGGTTGCACATCAGTATGGTGTACCTGTTATTGCAGACGGAGGTATTAAATACTCCGGGGATGTAGCAAAAGCATTGGCAGTAGGTGCCAGTTCGGTCATGCTCGGATCTGCGTTGGCCGGAACCTATGAAGCACCAGGTGAGATGATCATCTACAACGGTCGTCAGTTCAAAGAGTATAGAGGGATGGGGAGTATCGGTGCGATGACAAAAGGAAGTACCGACAGATATTTTCAGGAGGGAACAGCAGCAGATAAGTTAGTTCCGGAAGGGATCGAAGGGCGTGTACCGTATCGTGGGAAGATCGCAGATGTTATCCATCAGATGATCGGTGGGCTTAGATCTTCTATGGGGTACTGCGGTTCTGAGAGCATCAAGATATTCTGGGAGAAAGCGGAGTTTGTCGAGATCACTGCAGCGGGACTTAAGGAGAGTCATGTACATGACGTTACCATTACAAAAGAGTCACCAAACTATCACGGTTAA
- a CDS encoding O-acetylhomoserine aminocarboxypropyltransferase/cysteine synthase family protein, with protein sequence MHEQTLAIHAGYEKDAQGTMAVPIYQSTAYEFRDTEHAANLFSLKELGNIYTRLMNPTTDVFEKRFAALEGGAAAIGTASGMAAIFYAIANVAEAGDNIVVAKQVYGGTTTLTGHTIKRFGIETRYFDVTDPSQIEPLLDEKTKLIIFESITNPSIDVADIEAIVAVADRHGILTCVDNTVATPVLCKPLAYGVDLTVHSTSKYTTGQGLALGGIIVERKDLVEKIKGNDRYYHFNEPDASYHGLVYSDLPLPLFTLRVRLALLRDLGGAPSPFNSWLHIQGLEHLPLRMRQHSASALKIAEFLELHPKVKKVNYPGLKSSPQHGLIEKYFKEGMASGLLSFEVESKETAQQIADATEIFSVVVNIGDSKSIITHPASTTHQQLSPQELIDAGVPGGLIRLSIGLEDTQDLIEDLKKALE encoded by the coding sequence ATGCATGAACAGACCTTAGCGATCCATGCCGGATATGAAAAAGATGCACAGGGAACCATGGCGGTACCGATCTATCAGAGTACTGCGTATGAGTTCAGAGATACGGAACATGCAGCAAATCTATTCTCTCTCAAAGAGCTTGGCAATATCTATACCCGTTTGATGAACCCTACAACAGATGTATTCGAAAAGCGTTTTGCTGCACTTGAGGGAGGAGCTGCCGCGATCGGTACAGCTTCAGGGATGGCGGCGATCTTTTATGCCATTGCCAATGTAGCTGAAGCCGGAGACAACATTGTTGTTGCAAAGCAGGTGTATGGCGGAACGACAACATTGACAGGGCATACCATTAAACGTTTTGGGATTGAAACACGTTACTTTGATGTGACAGATCCATCCCAGATAGAACCTCTTCTCGATGAAAAGACGAAGCTGATCATTTTTGAAAGTATCACCAATCCGAGTATTGATGTGGCTGACATTGAAGCGATTGTAGCAGTTGCAGACAGACATGGTATTTTGACATGTGTAGACAACACGGTGGCAACACCGGTACTTTGCAAGCCGCTTGCATATGGTGTTGACCTGACTGTACACAGTACCAGTAAATATACAACCGGTCAGGGGTTGGCATTAGGCGGGATCATTGTTGAACGCAAGGATCTGGTAGAAAAGATTAAAGGTAACGACCGTTACTACCATTTCAATGAACCTGATGCCAGCTATCACGGGCTTGTCTACAGTGACCTTCCGCTTCCTTTGTTTACGTTGAGAGTAAGACTGGCATTGCTTCGTGATCTTGGCGGTGCACCAAGTCCGTTCAATTCATGGCTGCATATTCAGGGATTGGAGCATCTGCCGCTTCGTATGAGACAGCATTCCGCCTCAGCCTTAAAGATTGCAGAGTTCCTTGAATTACATCCGAAGGTCAAAAAAGTGAATTATCCGGGGTTGAAAAGCTCTCCGCAGCATGGATTGATTGAAAAATATTTTAAAGAGGGTATGGCAAGCGGACTGCTCTCTTTTGAAGTAGAAAGCAAAGAGACAGCACAGCAGATCGCAGACGCTACAGAGATCTTCTCGGTCGTAGTCAACATTGGTGACAGCAAATCGATCATTACACACCCTGCAAGTACGACACATCAGCAGCTCTCACCGCAGGAACTTATCGACGCAGGTGTACCGGGTGGACTTATCAGGCTCAGTATCGGGCTTGAAGATACGCAGGATCTCATTGAAGATCTGAAAAAAGCATTAGAATAA